A region of bacterium DNA encodes the following proteins:
- a CDS encoding aromatic amino acid ammonia-lyase: MAIVVDGKKLTVEDVVHVAREYETVELSAAALGRIKVCRAFLERKVAAKEIMYGVNTGIGELSEVVLSEDQTKEFQKYLVFNHAAGIGDPMPLEYVRAAMLSRINVHANGYSACRPEITLTYVEMLNKGVTPVVCNKGSVGACGDLSPMSQIALSLMGEGEAFYKGERMSTAKAFELAGITAPGLEVRDGLAAINGSNFITGVGCLLVYDIERWLKQAEIAAAMTLEALLANMKPYDTRLHQLRGFKGAVTSAWNIRKLVEGSDLTTGKMKVKVQDAYSMRSTPQVVGAARDQLRWTREQFETELNGIGDNPIFCAEDNVVLSGANFQGCPVSVPLDMLGATVTMVSVLSERRLNRLLHPALSVGLPAFLTKGAGMYSGHMLSQYTADMLIVEQRILSAPACVQSIPAAADQEDFVSMGWNTALKTQQILDNAYGVLAIEFIAAAQALDFREFSPGKGTQTAQKAVREVVAHLDVDRPLFNDHNHMKDAVKSLHVLKAVESAIGELKAY, translated from the coding sequence ATGGCCATCGTTGTTGACGGCAAAAAGCTGACGGTAGAAGACGTGGTTCACGTGGCGCGAGAGTATGAGACCGTAGAACTCTCCGCGGCGGCGCTGGGCCGGATCAAGGTTTGTCGGGCGTTTTTGGAAAGAAAAGTGGCCGCCAAGGAAATCATGTACGGTGTGAACACCGGCATCGGCGAACTTTCCGAGGTGGTTTTGTCGGAAGATCAGACGAAGGAATTTCAGAAGTACCTGGTGTTCAATCACGCGGCGGGAATCGGCGATCCGATGCCGCTGGAATATGTCCGGGCGGCGATGCTGAGCCGGATTAACGTGCACGCCAATGGCTATTCGGCATGCCGTCCCGAGATCACGCTGACCTATGTGGAGATGTTGAACAAGGGCGTGACGCCGGTGGTGTGCAACAAGGGCAGCGTGGGCGCGTGCGGCGATTTGTCGCCGATGTCGCAGATTGCCTTGTCGCTGATGGGAGAAGGCGAAGCCTTCTACAAGGGCGAGCGGATGAGCACGGCGAAGGCCTTTGAACTGGCGGGAATTACCGCTCCGGGCCTTGAGGTGCGCGATGGTCTGGCGGCGATCAACGGCAGCAATTTCATCACGGGCGTCGGCTGTCTTCTGGTATATGACATCGAGCGCTGGCTGAAGCAGGCGGAAATTGCGGCGGCGATGACACTGGAAGCGTTGCTGGCAAATATGAAGCCGTATGACACGCGGCTGCATCAACTGCGCGGCTTCAAGGGTGCGGTGACAAGCGCGTGGAATATCCGTAAGCTCGTAGAAGGATCGGACCTGACGACGGGCAAGATGAAGGTCAAGGTGCAGGATGCGTACAGCATGCGGTCCACACCGCAGGTGGTCGGCGCGGCTCGCGACCAGCTCCGCTGGACCCGCGAACAGTTCGAAACCGAACTGAACGGCATTGGCGACAATCCGATTTTCTGCGCCGAGGATAACGTGGTGCTGTCCGGGGCAAACTTCCAAGGGTGTCCGGTCAGCGTTCCGCTGGATATGCTCGGTGCGACCGTGACGATGGTGAGCGTGCTTTCCGAGCGGCGGCTGAACCGTCTGCTGCATCCGGCGCTGAGCGTGGGACTGCCCGCCTTTCTGACCAAGGGCGCGGGCATGTACTCCGGCCACATGCTGAGCCAGTACACGGCAGATATGTTGATTGTGGAGCAGCGGATTCTGTCGGCTCCGGCGTGCGTACAGTCGATTCCGGCGGCGGCGGACCAGGAAGACTTTGTAAGCATGGGCTGGAATACGGCGCTGAAGACGCAGCAGATTCTGGACAATGCGTACGGCGTGCTGGCCATTGAGTTCATCGCGGCGGCGCAGGCGCTGGATTTCCGCGAGTTTTCGCCGGGTAAGGGCACGCAGACGGCGCAGAAGGCGGTGCGCGAGGTGGTGGCGCATCTGGATGTGGACCGGCCGTTGTTCAACGACCATAACCATATGAAGGATGCCGTGAAGTCGCTGCATGTGCTGAAAGCCGTGGAAAGCGCTATTGGTGAACTAAAGGCCTACTAA
- a CDS encoding patatin-like phospholipase family protein, producing MAILPLPQPNVDMVEQPGAAQRRIGLALSGGGVRAAAFHLGVLEKLHEFGILDNLDIVSSVSGGSIIAAKYALDGTRDFPKFFDEMKSALGKSLELRTISHWTFLAAVVLPFYSRTDALAATYDRLYYHKRTLGDLPARPEFVINATNVNTGKNWKFRREDMGDYVTGMSKKASSFPVSRAVAASSAAPPLLYPVRLRAHKYFAKPRYPVTTISLSDGGLYDNQGTFALLPSGAKAAKCTHIICSDAAFPFDKQKKCVWSFLPIAALRNVDILMSQIRNLQYRNLLYGQYAESIKTAFFAINWTLPEILLSIKRNTPSGADPQLLGMLDTIPKDLLESLDQTDCEAELIRIREQLAKDLNIPELANTLTKREIAKVAAIGTRLRSLSNEERTRLCQHGASLCAMQVRAYCNDLL from the coding sequence ATGGCAATTCTCCCCCTTCCCCAACCAAACGTTGACATGGTCGAGCAGCCGGGCGCAGCGCAGCGGCGCATTGGGCTTGCGCTCTCGGGGGGTGGTGTTCGCGCCGCCGCCTTTCATCTCGGCGTTCTGGAAAAACTGCATGAGTTCGGAATTCTTGATAACCTCGATATCGTGTCGTCCGTATCCGGTGGATCCATCATTGCCGCCAAATACGCGCTCGATGGCACGCGTGACTTCCCGAAGTTTTTCGACGAGATGAAATCCGCCCTCGGCAAATCGCTGGAACTTCGCACCATCAGCCACTGGACATTCCTTGCCGCGGTGGTCCTGCCCTTCTACAGCCGCACGGATGCTCTGGCGGCCACCTACGACCGGCTCTATTACCACAAACGCACCCTTGGGGACCTTCCCGCCAGGCCGGAATTCGTCATCAATGCCACCAATGTGAACACCGGGAAGAACTGGAAATTCCGGCGCGAAGACATGGGCGATTATGTCACGGGAATGTCGAAGAAGGCCAGCAGCTTTCCGGTGTCGCGCGCCGTTGCGGCATCCAGCGCGGCTCCGCCGCTGCTGTACCCCGTCCGCCTGCGCGCTCATAAGTATTTCGCGAAGCCTCGCTATCCGGTGACGACCATCTCCCTCAGTGACGGCGGCCTCTATGACAATCAGGGCACTTTCGCCCTGCTTCCCAGCGGCGCAAAGGCGGCCAAGTGCACTCACATTATCTGTAGTGACGCGGCGTTCCCCTTCGACAAACAGAAGAAGTGTGTCTGGAGCTTCCTGCCCATCGCCGCGCTCCGCAATGTCGACATCCTGATGAGCCAGATTCGCAACCTGCAATATCGCAATCTGCTGTACGGGCAGTATGCCGAGTCGATCAAGACCGCGTTCTTTGCCATCAACTGGACTCTTCCCGAAATCCTGCTGAGCATCAAGCGGAACACGCCGTCAGGGGCCGACCCGCAACTGCTGGGCATGCTCGACACGATCCCCAAAGACCTGCTGGAGTCCCTGGACCAGACCGACTGCGAGGCCGAACTGATTCGCATTCGCGAGCAGCTTGCCAAAGATCTGAACATTCCCGAACTGGCCAACACTCTCACCAAACGCGAAATCGCCAAAGTTGCCGCCATCGGCACTCGGCTGCGCTCTCTGAGCAATGAGGAGCGGACCCGCCTCTGCCAGCATGGCGCCTCGCTCTGTGCCATGCAAGTCCGCGCCTACTGCAACGACTTGCTGTAA
- the egtB gene encoding ergothioneine biosynthesis protein EgtB: MSITVITDAPRREAVQSQGVERQTLLEAYRDTRAQTERLCAPLEIEDFVIQTSPDVSPAKWHLAHTTWFFETFLLSSFVPAYRPVREEYRYLFNSYYQAVGPRHARPQRGFISRPTVKEIFTYRAEIDQRMPDLLNSIPEAKWGDVAALTTLGIHHEQQHQELLLTDLKHNFWTNPLKPAYRTSAEGAEQSAGAAGIMGWIPFAGGVHAVGHHGSGFCFDNELPQHRVYLEDFELADRLVTNGEYLEFMDAGGYREPKYWLSDGWDWVQREMISAPLHWTDERGSWHVFTLDGLKELNPSEPVCHVSYYEAEAYAAWRSRRLPTEAEWEVAALTVEQSRAQGNLLESSALHPLPMSHPSGAVGPFQMFGDVWEWTNSAYLPYPGYKAAPGALGEYNGKFMSGQMVLKGGSCATPREHIRASYRNFFQPDKRWQFTGIRLAADL, encoded by the coding sequence ATGTCCATAACCGTGATCACTGATGCACCGCGACGCGAGGCCGTCCAGTCCCAGGGAGTGGAGCGGCAGACCCTGCTCGAGGCCTACCGCGACACCCGCGCCCAGACCGAGAGGCTCTGTGCCCCGCTGGAGATTGAGGACTTTGTCATCCAGACCAGTCCCGATGTCAGCCCCGCCAAGTGGCATCTGGCCCATACCACCTGGTTCTTCGAGACCTTTTTGCTCTCCAGCTTTGTGCCGGCTTACCGGCCTGTCCGCGAGGAGTACCGCTATCTCTTCAATTCCTATTATCAGGCCGTAGGACCGCGCCACGCGCGCCCGCAGCGGGGCTTCATCTCGAGGCCTACGGTCAAGGAAATCTTCACCTACCGCGCCGAAATCGACCAGCGAATGCCCGACCTGCTGAACAGCATTCCCGAGGCGAAATGGGGCGACGTCGCCGCCTTGACCACGCTGGGCATTCACCACGAGCAGCAGCATCAGGAGTTGCTTCTTACCGATCTAAAACATAACTTCTGGACTAACCCGCTGAAGCCCGCCTATCGCACCTCGGCAGAGGGCGCGGAGCAGAGCGCAGGAGCGGCGGGGATCATGGGCTGGATTCCGTTTGCGGGGGGAGTGCACGCGGTAGGGCATCATGGGTCCGGCTTCTGCTTCGACAATGAGCTGCCCCAGCACCGCGTATACCTTGAAGACTTTGAGCTGGCCGACAGGCTTGTCACCAACGGCGAGTACCTCGAGTTCATGGACGCGGGAGGCTACCGCGAACCGAAGTACTGGCTCTCCGACGGTTGGGACTGGGTGCAGCGGGAGATGATCAGTGCGCCCCTGCACTGGACCGATGAGCGCGGAAGTTGGCACGTGTTCACGCTGGACGGATTGAAGGAACTGAATCCATCCGAGCCCGTGTGCCATGTGAGCTACTACGAGGCAGAGGCCTATGCCGCATGGCGCAGCCGCCGTCTGCCCACCGAAGCGGAGTGGGAAGTGGCCGCGCTGACCGTGGAGCAATCGCGCGCGCAGGGCAATCTGCTGGAGAGCAGCGCACTGCATCCGCTGCCCATGAGCCATCCAAGCGGCGCGGTGGGACCGTTTCAGATGTTCGGCGATGTGTGGGAATGGACCAACAGCGCCTATCTGCCGTATCCCGGTTACAAAGCGGCGCCGGGCGCGCTGGGCGAATACAACGGCAAGTTCATGTCGGGGCAGATGGTGCTGAAGGGCGGGTCCTGCGCAACGCCGCGCGAACACATCCGCGCCAGCTACCGCAACTTCTTTCAGCCTGACAAAAGATGGCAGTTCACCGGAATCCGCCTCGCGGCAGATCTATAA
- the egtD gene encoding L-histidine N(alpha)-methyltransferase encodes MAAVLHILTDGHVAPVLAPEEEFARDIREGLTRTHKRIPSKYFYDERGSRLFQQIMALDEYYLTRCEYEILKTHAADISAAIGSAPFNLMELGAGDGYKTDLLIRALQKDKRTFRYVPVDISESALRELTEKLEREYPRLEVQGIVADYFHALRWHAEQGAWRNVVLFLGSSIGNMNQTETRLFLKALRARLKPNDLALIGFDLKKDPAILLPAYSDSKGITAQFNLNVLRRINRELEADFDLNQFFHYETWAPVRGAMESYLLSRRAQTVTIGALGIQVAFEPYEAIHTEYSFKYTPGEIRHYAAEAGFAAAHEYFDTRHYFEDSLWRAI; translated from the coding sequence GTGGCCGCTGTACTGCATATTCTGACGGATGGACACGTCGCGCCTGTGCTGGCTCCCGAAGAGGAGTTTGCGCGCGATATCCGCGAAGGCCTGACGCGCACGCACAAGCGGATTCCTTCCAAATACTTTTATGATGAGCGCGGGAGCCGGCTCTTTCAGCAGATCATGGCGCTCGATGAGTACTATCTCACCCGCTGCGAGTATGAGATTCTCAAGACCCATGCGGCGGACATCAGCGCGGCGATAGGCAGCGCACCGTTCAACCTGATGGAGCTGGGCGCGGGCGACGGGTACAAGACCGATCTGCTGATTCGAGCATTGCAGAAAGACAAGCGCACCTTCCGCTATGTGCCGGTGGATATTTCGGAAAGCGCGCTGCGGGAATTGACGGAGAAGCTCGAGCGGGAATACCCGCGGCTCGAAGTGCAGGGGATTGTGGCCGATTACTTCCACGCGTTGCGCTGGCATGCGGAGCAGGGAGCATGGCGGAACGTGGTGCTGTTTTTGGGGTCGAGCATCGGCAACATGAATCAGACCGAGACGCGGCTCTTTTTGAAGGCTCTGCGCGCGAGACTGAAGCCAAATGACCTGGCGCTGATTGGCTTCGATCTGAAGAAAGATCCCGCCATTCTGCTGCCGGCGTACAGCGATTCCAAGGGCATCACGGCTCAGTTCAATCTGAATGTGTTGCGGAGAATCAACCGCGAACTGGAGGCGGACTTCGATCTGAACCAGTTCTTCCACTATGAAACGTGGGCGCCGGTGCGCGGCGCGATGGAGAGCTATCTGCTCAGTCGCAGAGCGCAAACCGTAACCATCGGCGCGCTGGGCATACAGGTTGCATTCGAGCCGTACGAAGCGATTCACACGGAGTATTCTTTCAAGTACACCCCGGGCGAGATCCGGCACTATGCCGCTGAAGCCGGATTTGCCGCAGCCCATGAGTATTTCGATACGCGGCACTATTTCGAGGATTCCCTCTGGCGCGCGATCTGA
- the gpmA gene encoding 2,3-diphosphoglycerate-dependent phosphoglycerate mutase — protein sequence MTQLVLLRHGESIWNKENLFTGWIDVDLSEDGKAQAKKAGQLLLEGGFNFDLAFTSVLKRAIRTLWITLDEMDLMWIPVEKSWRLNERHYGALQGLNKKETAERYGDDQVTIWRRSYDIRPPALDMMSKLYPGNDPRYAGLRTDEVPLTECLKDTLERFLPYWHQAIVPQIKAGKKVLIAAHGNSLRALVKHLDHVPDQEIVKMNIPTGIPLVYELDDKLNPLKNYYLGDPEEVRKATEAVANQTKVKG from the coding sequence ATGACGCAACTGGTTCTGCTCCGGCATGGAGAGAGTATCTGGAACAAGGAAAACCTGTTTACCGGCTGGATAGATGTGGATTTGAGTGAGGACGGCAAGGCTCAGGCGAAAAAGGCCGGGCAGCTCTTGCTGGAAGGTGGTTTCAATTTCGACCTGGCCTTTACCTCAGTGCTCAAGCGGGCGATCCGCACCCTGTGGATTACCCTCGATGAGATGGATCTGATGTGGATTCCGGTAGAGAAGAGCTGGCGGCTGAATGAACGGCACTACGGCGCGCTGCAAGGGCTGAACAAGAAGGAGACCGCCGAGCGTTACGGCGATGATCAGGTGACCATCTGGCGGCGCAGCTACGATATTCGACCGCCTGCACTGGATATGATGAGCAAGCTGTACCCGGGCAATGATCCCCGCTATGCCGGTCTGCGCACGGATGAAGTTCCCTTAACCGAATGTCTGAAGGACACCCTCGAGCGGTTCCTGCCGTACTGGCATCAGGCGATTGTGCCGCAAATCAAGGCCGGGAAGAAGGTGCTGATCGCCGCGCACGGCAACAGCCTGCGCGCACTGGTCAAACACCTCGACCATGTGCCCGATCAGGAAATCGTCAAAATGAACATCCCCACCGGCATTCCGCTGGTCTATGAATTGGACGACAAGCTGAATCCGCTCAAGAACTACTATCTGGGTGATCCCGAAGAGGTCCGCAAAGCCACGGAGGCGGTGGCGAACCAGACGAAAGTGAAGGGATAG
- a CDS encoding C25 family cysteine peptidase, producing the protein MRIWILVLVLTCISAAWAADVWIPVNATARGEESRVVVQSTSNQTWQLDVSVAGLTASPVFRNGQTCSDLELPGETLTDIRDLAALPAISRLMGLRTQGNPMLEVVSEEWSDVEGTYTLAAAEESASTNFRTAQDAYLPETAVALSARQVMGGVPLANVQITAVKYNAAQHKIRVLRRMTVQVHENGAPAAYPRGITETIAEVLRPALSNWAEMALDELVVRGTLLYITADGTVAPQQIAPLIQWRTRKGYRVEVAGPAQIGTPMSTSNVKAYIQSRYNNADPPLEFVCMVGDGNGTYLVPSYVYHAPDEAGVFGVGDFGFTQLDGTDLLPDVAIGRLFFTSSPELLTQVNKTLRYEMTPAPRATGSHPNWFKAAAVVGDYDNQALSVSHIQTMRWVRERMLDAGYTGSSIDTLYWTDYSARIPTSTIIASINSGASLWCYRGWNRMNNFPVADLGGLNNIGDWPFMLNMTCNTNDYNQSDVPCLGEAFMVPTATPSNPAGAIGFVGMSSGGTHSRYNNIQMGGAVQGLLREGVRTTGATLMRAKLEMYRNFPLTSDSAEVNFFCGITTLLGDPAVDVYTNTPDTLLVTTPASVPAGTNSLTLTVTRQGGVAVDSAYVNVVKGTEVFAGGYTAANGGITLNFATTTADSMFVVVSKHNCVAAYRSVMVTASSQYVSPASATVALDDDNNGTSHGNGDGLANPGETIEVAPSLKNWGSTAVSGVTAVLSTNDPYITSVVDNTETYGTIAAGATASPTDDFDFAVAAYAPSGHVVQFTLTVTDGASHTWTSTIPVTLSNAQLSHVSSTLTGSGNGILDPGESAQLAVTLLNSGTRALAAGRIGYLHTDNRDVTITDSIGTFAALGANGQGSNSANTFGISATAHSLPGERIPLTCIFPIADGFADTVRFSLTIGTVAANTPTPADGYGYWAFDNTDTAYEKHPTYNWVEVDPDSGGLGTQQPLVDAADGNDASMVVDLPFSFRYYGQTFNQITVCSNGWLAMGGDQVSHTDFRNYDIPSAICATGLIAPFWDDLRTSQPEGALAAQGHRPDHALDEGGASCAASVVINSLPYTDTGFTCDNHNVCGRNGPDVFYRYDVPAGGQELTISLCGSQFDTYLSVASVCCSTAIATNHSGCGGGFGSAITRVFDGGPIYIRVDGYQGQSCGNYEISVTTPTPETGPGHLCTYYDAANHRFIVEWSGVYKYNAMDNPRETFECILYQPGYPATPTGDGEILFQYRDISNVADVAASNDYCTVGIENLDQTDGVLYSFFNRVSPIIAGAAPLTSGRAILFTTSSQPPAAPQAPAGLAAFGTPSSVILRWRAVTADVTGNPLQNVQYNIYRGTVGEFTPATGTLIATVSDTTYTDNVGTAVKYYYIVQTVANGASSEIVQPHLLSK; encoded by the coding sequence ATGCGCATATGGATCTTAGTGTTAGTTTTGACGTGTATTTCGGCGGCCTGGGCAGCAGATGTATGGATTCCCGTGAATGCGACGGCAAGGGGCGAAGAAAGCCGCGTAGTTGTACAGAGCACGAGCAATCAGACGTGGCAGCTCGATGTGTCTGTGGCGGGACTGACCGCGAGTCCGGTATTCCGCAACGGGCAGACCTGCTCTGATTTAGAGCTTCCCGGCGAAACCCTTACGGATATTCGGGACCTGGCCGCACTTCCGGCGATTTCCCGGCTGATGGGCCTGCGCACTCAGGGTAATCCGATGCTGGAGGTTGTGTCCGAAGAGTGGTCGGATGTGGAAGGGACCTACACGTTAGCGGCAGCAGAGGAGAGCGCGAGCACGAATTTCCGGACCGCGCAGGATGCTTATCTTCCCGAAACCGCCGTCGCGCTGTCTGCGCGGCAGGTGATGGGTGGTGTTCCTCTGGCGAATGTACAGATTACGGCGGTCAAGTATAATGCGGCCCAGCACAAGATTCGGGTGCTGAGACGGATGACGGTGCAGGTGCACGAGAATGGCGCTCCCGCAGCCTATCCGCGCGGGATTACGGAGACGATTGCCGAGGTGCTGAGGCCTGCATTGTCCAACTGGGCCGAGATGGCGCTGGATGAACTCGTGGTGCGCGGGACGTTGCTGTACATTACGGCGGACGGAACTGTGGCGCCGCAGCAGATTGCGCCGCTGATTCAATGGCGGACGCGCAAGGGATACCGGGTGGAAGTGGCGGGACCGGCGCAGATCGGCACTCCAATGTCCACCTCGAATGTGAAAGCCTATATTCAGTCGCGATACAACAACGCCGACCCGCCGCTGGAATTTGTGTGTATGGTCGGCGACGGGAACGGTACGTATCTGGTGCCCTCTTATGTCTATCACGCGCCGGACGAAGCGGGCGTGTTTGGCGTAGGGGACTTCGGATTTACACAGCTTGACGGCACGGATTTGCTGCCTGACGTCGCGATTGGCCGCCTGTTTTTCACATCGAGCCCCGAATTGCTGACTCAGGTGAACAAAACGCTGCGTTATGAGATGACTCCCGCTCCGCGCGCGACGGGTTCACACCCGAATTGGTTCAAGGCGGCGGCTGTGGTGGGCGATTACGACAATCAGGCGCTCTCGGTATCGCATATCCAGACAATGCGCTGGGTGCGGGAGCGGATGCTGGATGCGGGCTACACCGGTTCGAGCATCGATACTCTTTACTGGACCGACTACAGCGCGCGGATTCCGACGTCGACGATTATTGCGAGCATCAATTCCGGAGCATCGCTGTGGTGTTACCGCGGCTGGAACCGGATGAACAACTTCCCTGTGGCCGATCTGGGCGGACTGAATAACATCGGCGACTGGCCGTTCATGTTGAACATGACCTGCAACACGAACGACTACAATCAAAGTGACGTTCCCTGTCTGGGAGAGGCCTTTATGGTGCCCACGGCTACGCCATCGAATCCTGCGGGAGCGATTGGTTTTGTGGGCATGTCGTCGGGTGGCACGCATTCGCGATACAATAATATCCAGATGGGCGGCGCGGTACAGGGCCTCTTGAGGGAAGGAGTCCGCACAACGGGCGCCACCCTGATGCGGGCCAAATTGGAAATGTACCGCAACTTTCCGCTCACGTCTGATTCAGCCGAAGTGAACTTCTTCTGCGGGATCACGACGTTGCTGGGCGATCCGGCGGTGGACGTTTATACGAATACACCGGATACGCTGCTGGTTACTACTCCGGCCAGTGTACCCGCTGGAACCAACAGTCTGACCTTGACGGTGACGCGGCAGGGCGGAGTGGCGGTGGACAGCGCCTATGTGAATGTGGTGAAGGGCACGGAAGTCTTTGCCGGCGGCTATACGGCGGCGAACGGCGGGATCACGTTGAATTTTGCGACCACCACAGCGGACTCGATGTTTGTGGTGGTGTCGAAGCATAACTGCGTGGCCGCGTATCGAAGTGTAATGGTGACGGCGTCGTCGCAGTATGTCTCCCCCGCGTCGGCAACGGTGGCACTGGACGATGATAACAACGGCACCAGCCACGGCAACGGTGATGGTCTGGCGAATCCGGGCGAGACGATTGAGGTTGCTCCGTCGCTGAAGAACTGGGGCAGCACGGCAGTCAGTGGCGTGACGGCGGTGCTTAGCACGAACGACCCGTATATCACGAGCGTCGTGGACAATACCGAAACGTACGGTACGATTGCGGCCGGCGCGACGGCCAGCCCAACGGATGATTTCGATTTCGCAGTGGCGGCGTATGCGCCAAGCGGGCATGTGGTGCAGTTTACCCTGACGGTGACCGACGGGGCATCGCACACCTGGACAAGCACGATTCCGGTGACCCTGTCCAACGCACAACTCAGCCATGTGAGTTCGACCCTGACGGGTTCGGGGAACGGGATCCTCGATCCGGGCGAGAGTGCGCAACTCGCGGTTACGCTGCTGAACAGCGGCACTCGAGCATTGGCAGCGGGGCGGATCGGTTATCTGCACACGGACAACCGGGATGTAACGATTACGGACAGCATTGGCACCTTTGCGGCGCTGGGGGCGAACGGGCAGGGAAGCAACTCGGCGAACACCTTTGGAATCAGTGCGACCGCGCACAGTCTGCCGGGCGAGCGTATTCCGCTGACGTGCATCTTCCCCATAGCGGACGGGTTTGCGGACACGGTGAGATTCTCGCTGACGATCGGCACGGTAGCGGCCAACACGCCGACGCCGGCGGACGGCTACGGCTACTGGGCATTCGACAATACGGATACGGCTTACGAAAAGCACCCGACGTACAATTGGGTGGAAGTGGATCCGGATTCGGGAGGCTTGGGAACGCAGCAGCCGCTGGTGGATGCCGCGGATGGAAACGATGCGAGCATGGTGGTGGATCTTCCGTTTTCCTTCCGCTATTACGGCCAGACCTTCAACCAGATTACGGTGTGCAGCAACGGCTGGCTGGCGATGGGTGGCGACCAGGTCTCACATACGGATTTTCGCAACTATGACATTCCGAGTGCGATCTGCGCGACGGGATTGATTGCGCCGTTCTGGGATGATCTGCGGACGTCACAGCCCGAAGGCGCGCTGGCGGCACAGGGGCACCGTCCGGACCATGCGCTGGATGAAGGCGGAGCGAGCTGTGCGGCTTCGGTGGTCATCAACAGTTTGCCCTACACCGATACCGGATTTACCTGTGATAACCACAACGTCTGCGGGCGCAACGGGCCGGATGTGTTCTACCGTTACGATGTTCCGGCAGGCGGACAGGAATTGACTATCAGTCTCTGCGGATCGCAGTTTGACACCTACCTGTCGGTGGCCAGTGTCTGCTGCAGCACGGCGATTGCGACCAATCATTCGGGATGCGGCGGCGGATTCGGATCGGCGATTACGCGGGTCTTCGACGGCGGTCCGATCTATATTCGGGTAGACGGGTACCAGGGGCAGTCGTGCGGCAACTACGAAATCAGCGTGACCACGCCGACGCCGGAGACGGGTCCGGGCCATCTCTGCACCTATTATGATGCGGCCAATCATCGCTTCATCGTGGAGTGGAGCGGTGTTTACAAGTACAACGCCATGGACAACCCCCGGGAGACTTTCGAGTGTATCCTGTATCAGCCGGGGTATCCGGCAACGCCCACGGGTGACGGCGAGATTCTGTTCCAGTACCGAGACATCTCGAACGTGGCGGATGTGGCGGCGTCGAACGACTATTGCACGGTAGGCATCGAGAATCTCGATCAGACCGATGGCGTGCTTTACAGCTTCTTCAACCGGGTGAGCCCGATCATTGCGGGTGCTGCACCACTGACGAGTGGCCGGGCGATCCTGTTTACGACGAGTTCGCAGCCGCCGGCGGCGCCGCAGGCACCGGCGGGCTTGGCCGCCTTTGGCACACCGAGCAGCGTGATTCTGCGCTGGCGGGCGGTAACGGCGGATGTGACGGGCAATCCGCTGCAGAATGTTCAGTACAACATCTACCGGGGCACGGTGGGAGAATTTACTCCGGCAACGGGGACGCTGATCGCGACGGTCAGTGACACGACGTACACGGATAACGTGGGCACGGCGGTGAAGTACTACTACATTGTGCAGACGGTGGCGAACGGGGCAAGCTCGGAGATTGTTCAACCGCACTTATTGTCGAAATAA